The sequence CAATTGTAGAAATTAGTGGTGAGTTAACAGGAAAAGTTCTTTCAACACCTACACCATATGAAATTTTTCTAACTGTAAAAGTTTCTTTGGTTCCTTGATGTTTTTTAGCAATAACTAATCCTTCAAAAATCTGAATTCTTTCTTTACTACCTTCTTTAATTCTTACATGAACTTTTAGGTTATCTCCAACTCTAAAATCAGGTAAATCATTTCTAATTTGTGAATTTTCAACTAAATCAATTAATCTATTTTGCATTTTTAATCCTTTCAATAATATCAGGCCTATTTTTTTGCGTTTTTTTTCATTGTTGTTCTTTTCTTCAGACTTCAATTTCTTTGTGATTACCATTGAAAAGAACTTCAGGAACTTTCATTCCGTTAAAATCTCTAGGTCTTGTATACTGAGGGTAATCGAGTAAGCCTTCGTTTTGAAAAGAATCAAATTGATATGATTCTTTTTTAATTACACCTTCTACTAAACGAATAATGGCATCAGCTACAACCATAGCGGGTAATTCTCCGCCAGTTAATACATAATCACCTATAGAAATTTCTTCGTCTATCAAATGATCAATAATTCTTTCATCAAAACCTTCATAGCGTCCAGCTATTAAAGTAATTTCTGCTTCTTTTGATAAACGATTTGCATCACTTTGTGTAAAAGTTTTTCCTTGCGGTGATAAAACAATTTTTTTTCCTTGAAGCTTTTTTAAAGCTAAAAAAATTGGTTCAATTGTCATCAAAAGTCCATGACCACCACCATAAATTTCATCATCAACTTTTCTGTGTTTATTTTGACTAAAATCACGAATATTTATAACATTTATTTCAATTATTTTTTTTTCAATTGCTTTAGCAATAATTGATTCATTTTTAAAAGCTTCAAAATAATTTGGAAATAATGTTAAAAAATTAATTTTCATCATTAGGAATTAAAAATTTAAAATTGTTTTTGATTATTTAGTTCTAACAAATGTTTCAATTAATGATTCTTTTCTTAAAAGTTTTTTAGCTGAATCGGTTGGAACTGCACCATCTCCAAGTCATTTTAGAATTAATTCTTTTTCAAGTTTTAATTCTTTACTTTTAGGATTGTAATATCCTAGCATTTCAATAAATCTTCCGTCTCTAGGTGAACGGGCATCTGCAGCTACTAATTTATAAAATGGATTATATTTACTTCCAAGACGTTTTAATCTAATTTTGACCATTAAAATTTCTCCTTAAAATAATTGATAAATTGATAATAAAATTTAAAGTATAAAAATTTTATCAAAAAAACTAAATTATTTAAGTAATTTATCAATAAATTCCATATATTCAATTTCACTTAGTGTTTTTATGCTTAATTCATTAGCTTTAGCTAGTTTTGATCCTGGATTTAGTCCATAAATTAGATAATTTGTATTTTTAGAAATTGTAGAACTAATTTTAGCTCCATGAGATTCTAAAAACTCTTGAATTGTTTTACGAGTTTGTTGCAAAGTTCCTGTAATTACAAAAGTAATACCAGTTAATTTTTGAGAATTATTTTTGATATATTCTTCAAAATTTCAATCAATTTCTTGTATTTTTAGTCATATTTTTTTATTTACTTCATTTGTAAAAAAATCTTTTAATCCTGTAATAGTTTTAGGACCAATATCTTTTTCATTGATTAAATTATTAAAGTCAAAAGTTAAATAATCAGCTAATTTTGGGATTTTATTTGCCAGAAATTTTGCTGTTCTAGCACCAATATATTTAATTCCTAAAGCAGATAATAATGAAGATAATTTTGTTGTTTTAGCTTTTTGAATTGCCTCTAAAATATTATTAACCGATTTTTTTTGAAATCCTTCTAATTTTAAAATATCTTTTTTGTATTTTTCTAAATTAAAAATATCTATTGGATTTTGTAAAAAATTATGTTTAAAAAATAATCTAACTTGTTTTTCACCGATACCTTCAATATTTAGCCCTGATTTTGAAATAAAATGAATGATTTTTTTGATATTTACTTCAGGGCATTCTGAATTAGTACAAAATTGATCGATGTGTGTTTCACTTAAAATTAATTGAGAATTACAAGAAGGACAAAAATCAATTCTTTGGTATGTTGTTTGATCTCGTGATGCTAATGAAGCGACAACTTTAGGAATGATTTCACCTGCTTTTTTAATTTTTACAATATCATTAATAGAAATTTTTAATTTTTCAATGTAAGTATAATTATGCAAAGTCGCAGCCGATACAATTGTTCCATTAATAAATACTGGTTCTAATTTTGCATTATATGTAATAATTCCTGTTCGACCCACAGTTGGAAAAATATTTAGCAATTTTGTTTGTGCAATTTCATCGTCATATTTAAAAGCAATTGCACTATGAGGAAATTTACTTGTAAAACCTAACTCATCATAGTAGTTAAACTGTTCTAACTTTACAACTATTCCATCAACATCATAATTCCAAGTATTTTTTTGAGTTTCTATATTTTTAATAAACTGATAACATTCATGAATTGTTTGAAATTGTTTTCCTTCATTATTGACAGGAAAATTATTATTTTTTAAAAAAAATATTGCATCAGAATAAGTTAGTAAATTATGTTTTAAAGGTTCAACAACATAATAAATAAAAGCATTCAAATTTCTTTCATAAACAATTTCAGAATTTAATTGGCGCATTGTTCCTGATGCTAAATTTCTAGCATTTGCATATGTTTGTTTACATTCTTTTAAAAGTTTTGCATTGATTTTTTCAAATTCCTTTTTTGATAAGTAAATTTCACCGCGAACTTCTAGTTCTTCTTGATACTTAATTTTTTGAGGAATATCCTTAATTTGTAAAACATTATGCGTTACATCTTCACCTTCAACTCCATTACCTCGTGTTAAAGCTAAAACGAGCTTTCCTTTTTTATAATGTAGTGAAATTGATAAACCATCAATTTTAGGTTCACAATAAAAATTAAAATTATTAAATTGCTTAGCAATTCTTTCTGAGAATTTTTCTAAATCTTGCAAAGAATAAGCTTTATTTAAGGAAAGCATTGGTACTTTATGAATATGTTTTGAAAAACGATTATCAATGTTTGCACCAATATTTTGTGAAGGTGAATTCGCTAGTTCTTCATCATTTAAATTTAATATATTCAATTCTTTTTCTAGCTTTTCTAGTAAATATAAATTAGCATCATAAACTTGATCAGACACAGAAGGTTTTTGTAAATCAAAATATTCATGATTTCACTGCTGAATCTTTTTTCTTAATTCTTTTATTTTGTTAAGTGATTCAACTTTTTTCATTTTTTCACCCGTTTTAATGTTATTTAAAAATTAAAAAATCAGTTAAACTGATTTTTCTAAATATTACTAAATTTTAATATTAGTATACTGGAATCATGCAGGTAAATGTTCCATCATACCCGCAACATTTGTTTCAAATAGTGCGATAAATATAATAATTCCAATTGCAGTTAAAGCTACTAAAAGATCTGATCATTTTCATTTTAATGATCGATATTTGGTTCTTTTTGCATAAGGATCATACCCTCTTACTTCCATAGCGTTAGCCAAATCATTAGCACGACCAAAGGCGATAACAAATAAAGGAACAGTTAAAGTCACCATTGATTTAACTTTTTCTGAAACTTTACCGTTTTTAAAATCTACCCCTCTTGAGGCTTGAGCTTTCATAATTCTGTTTGCTTCATCTAATAAGGTAGGAATAAATCTTAAAGCAATTGAAATAATCATAGCAATGATATTTACAGGAATTTTGATTAATTTAAAAGGAAAAAGTAAATCTTCAATTGCTTTAGTGAATAAAACAGGCTTAGTTGATAAGGTTAGGATTGTTGTTACCAAAATCATTGAATAAATTCTAAAAGCAATTAAAAAAGATTTTAGAACAATTGCATAACTAATATTTCAACTTTGTGTTTGATTAATATTTCATGTTTTTCAAATGGTTGTAAAAAAATCTCGCACTTCAGGATTTAAATAAGGTATAGATTCTACTGATCTACGAATTTCTGGTTCTTTAATAACGAAAGTATTTATAAGTAAAATTACTATAAAAACAATAAAAGGCATTTTAATCATTTTTATTAAATTTCAAGGTTTTTTTGAAGCTATAATAAACCCAACTACAGCAATAGCAAATAAAAACATTAAAGTAATAAAATGGCTTACAATAAAAAACAAAATGATGTAAGCTAAATTGATTAAAATCTTTAACCTTGGATCCATTTTGTGTAAAAATGTATCCATAGGGATATATTTACCGATTACTATATTCATTAGATTCCTTATTTTTTATTTTTAATTTTTGTTTTTAAATATCCTGTAATTTTGTTTGCCATTTCACTAATAGATTTAACCTTTCCAAGATCTATTCCTTTTTGTTTTAAGGTATCTCTAAAAGCTAAAATTTTTGGCGGCTTCATATTATTTTTTGCTAGAAAATCTACGTCTTCTAAAACATCATATGTTGGACCATCTTTAATAATTTTACCCTTTTTAAAAACAATTACTCTTTTTGTTCATTCTAAAACATTATCTAAATCATGGGTTACCATAATAATGGTTTTTCCTAACTTGTGAATTTTATCAAAAGTTTCTAATGTTTGATGAATCCCAAAAGGATCTAAACCAGCAGTGGGTTCGTCAAAAATCAGGATGTCAGGTTCCATTGATAAAATACCGGCGATAGCCACTCTTCTTTTTTGTCCACCTGACAAATTTAAAGGATTTTTCTTTAAAAAATCTTCACTTAAGCCAACTAATTCAATGTATTTTTTAGCTCGTTCTTGAGCTTCTTCTTTTGATACTCCCATTGACAAAGGACCAAACATAATATCCTTTTCAACAGTTGATTCAAAAAGTTGATATTCAGCAAATTGAAAAACAATTCCTACACGGCGACGAATTTCTTTGATTTTTTTTATTTTTTGAAAAAATTTCTTTTTGACAATTTTATATACATTAATTTCTTCTTTAGTTTTTTTATCTAAATCACGATAAAAATATTCCACTTGTCCTTTATCAGGAACTAATAGTGAATTTAAATGTTCAATAAAAGTAGTTTTTCCACTACCAGTTTGACCGATGATTGCAATAAATTCGCCTTGTTTAATTTCAGCAGTAACATCATCAATAGCATTGAATTCAGTTTTTAAACCTTTATCATAAACTTTTACAATATTTTTAGTATTTATTTGCATATTTGTGCCACCAGTTCATCTTCATTATAAGTGGGATCAATTCCGTTAATTTGTTCAGAAAGTTTATAAATAAAAGGCGAATCAATTTTTGCAATGTCGATAATTTTTTTATCTTTTAAAATATCTTTTGGTGAACCAAAAGCTACTAATTTCCCATTTGCTAAAACAAGTACTTGATCAGCTAGAATGGCTTCATCCATATCATGAGTAATAGAAATTAATGTTTTATCTCTTTTTTGTTGTATTTCTTTAATAATAGAAATAACATCAGCTTTACCTTGAGGATCTAACATCGAAGTTACTTCATCGAAAATTATAATTTTAGGATCTAAAGCTAAAGTAGACGCGATTGCAATTCGCTGTTTTTGACCACCAGAAAGGTTATAAGGTTCACGATCTAAGTGTTCGAGCATTCCAACTTTTTTTGCAAGTTGTTGAACTTTTTCATGCATTTCTGCTTGACTCATATTTTTATTTTCTAGACCAAAAGCAATGTCATCTTCAACTGTTGATCCTACGAATTGATTATCAGGATTTTGAAAAATAATTCCAATTCTTTTCCGAATTTCAATCATATTCTTTTGATTCATAATAATTCCGTCAATTTCAATCTCACCTTCGGTAGGCGTTAAAATGCCTACAAGTAGTTTTGATAATGTACTTTTACCTGAACCATTATGTCCCAAAATTGCAATGTATGAAGAAGGCTTAAAATGAATATTTAAATTATCTAATGCTTTATAATCAGATTCGCCGGAATATTTAAATGTAAGATTTTTAACTTTGATCATAATGGTTTTTATTATACTTTATTTTATTTAGTTTAATATTAAAACTTAAACAAATAAAAAATAGCCATTACAAAATTTAAGATATTTTGTTTGCTATTTTTTATTTTAAATAATTCGAAAATTAGTATTTTAAACCTAAGGCATTTAGTGCTGATGTAATAATAAAATTAAATGGTTTATTGTAGTGTGGTAAGAAATAATAATCCATTAAAGCTAAATCAGGAAGGGTCAATTTTTGTTGAATTGCCAATGATAAAGCATACATTACTTCAGTGTGGCTTACGCCTTCTGAACCGATTTGAGCCCCTAAAATTCTTAATGTGTTTTTATCATAAGTTAATTTGAATCATACACGATATTTTTCCTGCATAAATTCATTTCTATCTCAGTCTTCTACATATGAAGCAGCTTCTACATTTTGAAGTTCTGGGTTTTGTTGACAACCATGAACTGAAAAACCAGTTGAAGCATAATTAAATCCGAATACGTGGATGGCGTTTGTTCCTTGGACTCCTGGAAATGGTAATTCTTTTCCTGAAACATGAAATGCAGTAACAATACCTGTTTTAACAGCATTGGTTGCAAGTGCAACGTGTGCGTAATCTTCAATTGAGTTATGTCTTAAAGCTGCTGAATCACCGATTGCATAAACATCTTTATCAGTTAGTGTTCTTTGAAATTGATCAACTTTAACAGCTCCGTTTTTTAGTTTGTCAAATCCTTCTAATAATTCTGTATTTGGTTTAAAGCCAATTGCTAAAATTACTAATTGTGCTTTGTATTCGCCTTTATCAGTTACAACAGAAGAAACGTGTTCACCATCTTCAGAATTAAATTTAACAACTTTTTCTCCTAGCTGTAATTTAATTCCTTCTTGAACCATTTTTTGTTCTACTTTTGTTGTGAATTCTTCATCAAAATAATTAGGAATAATTCTTTCTTGCATATCCACTAAAGTTACTTTTTTGTTGTATTTATGAAAAGCTTCAACTAATTCAATTCCGATATATCCAGCTCCAATAACAACAACTTCTTTCACTTCTGGGTTTAATGCTTGCTTTTTAATTTCTTTTGCATGTGTAAAAGTTTTTGAAAGTAAAATATTTTTTAATTGTACACCTTCAAATGGTGGCACAATTGGTCATGTTCCACCTGCAAAAACTAGTTTGTCATATTTATCTTGAAATTCTTCACCAGTTACAAGATTTTTTACTACAACAGTTTTATTTTTATGGTCTAATGAAATTACTTTGTGTTGTAATTTAACATCAATACCTAGTGATTTTAATTCTTCAACATTTGAGTAGAATAAGCCTGATGGCTCTTCGAATTCTCCACCTACTCATAAAGCAATACCACATCCTAAAAATGAAATGTCTGTATTGCTATCATATGCAACAATTTCATGTTCTTTCGATAACTTTGAAAGTGTCCTCAGAAATGAAGTACCAGCATGGTTTGCACCAATTGAAATAATTCTCATATTTTTCCTTTGTTAAAATTAAATTATTAATTTGCATTAATATTTGTTTTATTTTTGAAATAAGCAAAATTGCTTAAAATATAAATCATCATAATTTTACTATTTTTTAAATAAAAAATGTTTTTTTCATTAAAATAAAAATATTTAAATTACTTGATACTTTATGTTTTAAAAAAAGTTTTTTTAGAAAGATAAATTTATTAAAAAAGAGGCAAAAATGAAAATTTATTTAAGTAAAACACACACACCATATTTTAATTTAGTTTTAGAAGAAATTATTCTAAAGGATCCAGATTTAGATGAAGATGTTATTATGCTTTACCAACATTCAAATGCAGTAATTATTGGAAGAAATCAAAATACTCATCAAGAAGTAAAAATAGATGCAGTTAAAAGAGACAATGTAGAAATTGCAAGACGTCTTTCAGGTGGCGGAGCAGTTTATCATGATTTAGGAAACATTAATTTTTCATTTATTACCAACAAAAATGACCATGGATATGAAAAATTTTTAGGACCTATAATTGAATTTTTAAAAACTTTAGGGTTAGATGCAAGATTCAAAGGAAGAAATGACTTAGAAGTTAACGGAGCTAAAGTTTCAGGAAATGCACAGTATATTTACAAAAATCGAATGTTTCATCATGGCACAATTTTGTTTAATGCTAATTTAGCAAAATTGGGTGAATATTTAGTTCCCTCAAAGCTAAAAATTGTATCAAAGGGAATTGAAAGTATTCGCCAAAGAGTAACTAATATTATTGATGAATTAGAAACTAAAATTACTAGTGAAGAATTTTTAAATAAATTAGTCGATTTTTTAATACAGAAATATAATGCTCAATATTTAGAAATTAAAGATGATTATTTAAAACAAATTCCTATAATTGCTGAACTGCGCCAAAGTGAAGCATGAATTTATGGATCTAATCCACCTTTTAACTTTAGTAATATTGCAAAATTTGATAAAGGCATTTTACAAGTAAAAGTTGAAGTAGAAAAAAATGTGATTAAAAATATCAATTTTGAAGGAGATTTCTTATCAAGAAAAGATACTTCAGAAATTGTTGATTTATTTATAGGTGTAGCATATGATAAAGATAAAATTAGTTCTATTTTGGACAAAATTAATTTAGATGATTATTTTGGCGGAATTGACAAAGAAGAAATTTTAAAATTATTATTTGAGTAGGATAAGTATGATAAATCAAAAAATAGATATTCTAGGCGAAAAAATAAATTATATTTTTGAAGATAACAAAAGACCGAAAATTTTATTTTTACATGGCTTTTTCTCAAATTACAAATTTGCTAATGAAATTTATAATAATGTAAATAGAAATTTTGATATTGTAGCTTTTGACTTTCCAGGTTGCGGCTCAAGTAGTTATAACAATGATTTAACAATTGATTTTTATCAAAAAATTGCTTTAGCTTTTGTTGAACATTTTCAATTAAAAAATTTTTATATAGTAGCTCACTCTTTAGGAGCAGCTAGTGCTGTTTATGTAGCTTCAAAAGTTTCTGTAAAAAAAATATTTTTAGGAGCACCAATCAATTATAACTTGATTAATCACAGTGCAGAGCATGCGGCAAATATTAAAAAATGGTTATTACCAACAAACATTGAAGAAGCTATTGAAAGCACAAAAAAATTAGTTAAAAATAAAAATAATTTTTTTGAACAAAATATTGCAAATACAGCAAAACATTTCCTAAAATTAGTTAATTTAAGGAGAAATATCTTTCAAAAAATGTTAGATAAAGAAATTATCTCACAAGAATACTTAGAAAAAAATTTAAAGCCTTTGTATGAAAAAGTAATTGATAAATGTATTTTTGCTAATGGTTTAGAAGATAATTTTGTCCAATTTGATGCAGTTTATAGTATTGCTAAAGAATTTAATGCTCCACTTTATCCAATAGAAAATTGTGGTCACGCAATTTTCTATGAACAAAATGAAAAAATATACAATCTAATACAAAAAATGGTTGATGAAAAAATTTAAATCAAAAAAAATAATATTAAATTTTGTATAATTAGGCATTAAAAATATTAAATTTAAATAGAGGATTTTGATTTAAAAATAATTTAAAAAATTAAAAGAAAGGCAAAAATGATCACACTTCTAACGGCCATAATGGTGTTTCTTGCAGTTATTATTATCATTATTTCTTTTTTGATGGCTCCTGACTCAAACAGTTTTTCAGGTGCTTTAGTAGGATCTAGTGATTTAGATTTATTCAAAGTTTCAAAAGAACAAGGGTATAAAAAAGTTTTAAAAATTTTAATGTTTACAGCAGGAATTTTTCTTTTTGTGTTTGCTATAGTTATTAGATTATTTTATTAATTTAAATGTCAAAAAATTTTAATCAAGATGAAGTTATTAAATATATTTCTTCAAAATCAGAAAAACCTTCTAGTTTTATAGATATTGTAAAATTCTTGAAAATACTACCTCAAAATAACCGTGATTTTAGCTTATTTTTGAGTAATTTAGTTTCACAGGGTTTATTAATTAAAACAAAAGAAGGGGAATATATAGTTCCTAAAATCCTTGCATCTGTGGAAGGAATTTTGTCCGTTAACTTAAAAGGTTTTGGTTTTGTCAAAAGCAGTGAAGATAGTGAAAAAAACATTTTTATTCCAAAATCAGGAATTAATGGTGCATTTAATGGCGATTTAGTCAAAATTAATGTTATTGAAAACTTTAAAAATAATGAAGAATTTAACTACGGAATTGTTACAAAAATTTTACAAAGAAATACTAAATATCTTGTAGGAACAATTATTAAAAATGGTGCTTTTTTAGATTTTGAACCTATTAATGAAATTTATAAAGCAAGATATCATTTTGTAGAAAATACTAAAATTGAAGAAAATGATGTGGTGAAAGTTGAAATTCAAAAACATGAAAATAATATAATTTTTATTAAATTACTTAAAATTCTTGGAAAATACAATGAAGCTTTCATTGATATTCAGGCTGAAATTGAAATATCAAATTTACCTTATGAATTCAAAGCCGAAACTATCGCTGAAGCTTATAATATTCCTAAAACTATCGATAATGATCCCTCTATTCATTATAGAATTGATTTAAGAAAAAAAATTATTTACACAATTGATGGCGATGATACAAAAGATTTTGATGATGCTATTAGTGTAGAAAAATTGAAAAATGGTAATTATTTATTAGGTGTACATATTGCTGATGTTACTCATTACGTTAAAGAAGGTTCTGCTCTAGATCTGGAAGCTGCTGAACGTGGAACTTCAATTTATTTACCTAATACAGTTATTCCCATGTTACCTGAATCATTATCAAATGGAATTTGTTCTCTAAATCCTCAGGTGGATCGTTTTACATTAACAATGGAAAGTGAAATTAATTCTTCTGGTGAAAATGTAAATGTAAAAATTTATCCTTCTATTATTAATTCTTATCAAAGACTAACTTATAAAGATGTTAATAAATTTTTTCAAAAAGAATTGAATTTTGATGACAAATTATCACAATCATTAAACTTAGCTGATGAATTGGCTCAAATTTTAAGAAAATATAAAAGCAAAGAAGGTTATATTGATTTTGAAATTGAAGAATCTAAAATAATTTTAGATGAAAATGGTAAAACAATTGATATTAAACCTACTCAACGCGGT comes from Mycoplasma iguanae and encodes:
- the rplS gene encoding 50S ribosomal protein L19, with the translated sequence MQNRLIDLVENSQIRNDLPDFRVGDNLKVHVRIKEGSKERIQIFEGLVIAKKHQGTKETFTVRKISYGVGVERTFPVNSPLISTIEVVRSNKIRRAKLYYMRDRKGKSARLKELRRPVVKTAK
- the trmD gene encoding tRNA (guanosine(37)-N1)-methyltransferase TrmD, which encodes MKINFLTLFPNYFEAFKNESIIAKAIEKKIIEINVINIRDFSQNKHRKVDDEIYGGGHGLLMTIEPIFLALKKLQGKKIVLSPQGKTFTQSDANRLSKEAEITLIAGRYEGFDERIIDHLIDEEISIGDYVLTGGELPAMVVADAIIRLVEGVIKKESYQFDSFQNEGLLDYPQYTRPRDFNGMKVPEVLFNGNHKEIEVWRKEQQWKKTQKNRPDIIERIKNAK
- the rpsP gene encoding 30S ribosomal protein S16, whose translation is MVKIRLKRLGSKYNPFYKLVAADARSPRDGRFIEMLGYYNPKSKELKLEKELILKWLGDGAVPTDSAKKLLRKESLIETFVRTK
- the ligA gene encoding NAD-dependent DNA ligase LigA; amino-acid sequence: MKKVESLNKIKELRKKIQQWNHEYFDLQKPSVSDQVYDANLYLLEKLEKELNILNLNDEELANSPSQNIGANIDNRFSKHIHKVPMLSLNKAYSLQDLEKFSERIAKQFNNFNFYCEPKIDGLSISLHYKKGKLVLALTRGNGVEGEDVTHNVLQIKDIPQKIKYQEELEVRGEIYLSKKEFEKINAKLLKECKQTYANARNLASGTMRQLNSEIVYERNLNAFIYYVVEPLKHNLLTYSDAIFFLKNNNFPVNNEGKQFQTIHECYQFIKNIETQKNTWNYDVDGIVVKLEQFNYYDELGFTSKFPHSAIAFKYDDEIAQTKLLNIFPTVGRTGIITYNAKLEPVFINGTIVSAATLHNYTYIEKLKISINDIVKIKKAGEIIPKVVASLASRDQTTYQRIDFCPSCNSQLILSETHIDQFCTNSECPEVNIKKIIHFISKSGLNIEGIGEKQVRLFFKHNFLQNPIDIFNLEKYKKDILKLEGFQKKSVNNILEAIQKAKTTKLSSLLSALGIKYIGARTAKFLANKIPKLADYLTFDFNNLINEKDIGPKTITGLKDFFTNEVNKKIWLKIQEIDWNFEEYIKNNSQKLTGITFVITGTLQQTRKTIQEFLESHGAKISSTISKNTNYLIYGLNPGSKLAKANELSIKTLSEIEYMEFIDKLLK
- a CDS encoding energy-coupling factor transporter transmembrane component T family protein, whose protein sequence is MNIVIGKYIPMDTFLHKMDPRLKILINLAYIILFFIVSHFITLMFLFAIAVVGFIIASKKPWNLIKMIKMPFIVFIVILLINTFVIKEPEIRRSVESIPYLNPEVRDFFTTIWKTWNINQTQSWNISYAIVLKSFLIAFRIYSMILVTTILTLSTKPVLFTKAIEDLLFPFKLIKIPVNIIAMIISIALRFIPTLLDEANRIMKAQASRGVDFKNGKVSEKVKSMVTLTVPLFVIAFGRANDLANAMEVRGYDPYAKRTKYRSLKWKWSDLLVALTAIGIIIFIALFETNVAGMMEHLPAWFQYTNIKI
- a CDS encoding energy-coupling factor transporter ATPase, translating into MQINTKNIVKVYDKGLKTEFNAIDDVTAEIKQGEFIAIIGQTGSGKTTFIEHLNSLLVPDKGQVEYFYRDLDKKTKEEINVYKIVKKKFFQKIKKIKEIRRRVGIVFQFAEYQLFESTVEKDIMFGPLSMGVSKEEAQERAKKYIELVGLSEDFLKKNPLNLSGGQKRRVAIAGILSMEPDILIFDEPTAGLDPFGIHQTLETFDKIHKLGKTIIMVTHDLDNVLEWTKRVIVFKKGKIIKDGPTYDVLEDVDFLAKNNMKPPKILAFRDTLKQKGIDLGKVKSISEMANKITGYLKTKIKNKK
- a CDS encoding energy-coupling factor transporter ATPase, whose amino-acid sequence is MIKVKNLTFKYSGESDYKALDNLNIHFKPSSYIAILGHNGSGKSTLSKLLVGILTPTEGEIEIDGIIMNQKNMIEIRKRIGIIFQNPDNQFVGSTVEDDIAFGLENKNMSQAEMHEKVQQLAKKVGMLEHLDREPYNLSGGQKQRIAIASTLALDPKIIIFDEVTSMLDPQGKADVISIIKEIQQKRDKTLISITHDMDEAILADQVLVLANGKLVAFGSPKDILKDKKIIDIAKIDSPFIYKLSEQINGIDPTYNEDELVAQICK
- a CDS encoding FAD-dependent oxidoreductase, with the translated sequence MRIISIGANHAGTSFLRTLSKLSKEHEIVAYDSNTDISFLGCGIALWVGGEFEEPSGLFYSNVEELKSLGIDVKLQHKVISLDHKNKTVVVKNLVTGEEFQDKYDKLVFAGGTWPIVPPFEGVQLKNILLSKTFTHAKEIKKQALNPEVKEVVVIGAGYIGIELVEAFHKYNKKVTLVDMQERIIPNYFDEEFTTKVEQKMVQEGIKLQLGEKVVKFNSEDGEHVSSVVTDKGEYKAQLVILAIGFKPNTELLEGFDKLKNGAVKVDQFQRTLTDKDVYAIGDSAALRHNSIEDYAHVALATNAVKTGIVTAFHVSGKELPFPGVQGTNAIHVFGFNYASTGFSVHGCQQNPELQNVEAASYVEDWDRNEFMQEKYRVWFKLTYDKNTLRILGAQIGSEGVSHTEVMYALSLAIQQKLTLPDLALMDYYFLPHYNKPFNFIITSALNALGLKY
- a CDS encoding lipoate--protein ligase, translated to MKIYLSKTHTPYFNLVLEEIILKDPDLDEDVIMLYQHSNAVIIGRNQNTHQEVKIDAVKRDNVEIARRLSGGGAVYHDLGNINFSFITNKNDHGYEKFLGPIIEFLKTLGLDARFKGRNDLEVNGAKVSGNAQYIYKNRMFHHGTILFNANLAKLGEYLVPSKLKIVSKGIESIRQRVTNIIDELETKITSEEFLNKLVDFLIQKYNAQYLEIKDDYLKQIPIIAELRQSEAWIYGSNPPFNFSNIAKFDKGILQVKVEVEKNVIKNINFEGDFLSRKDTSEIVDLFIGVAYDKDKISSILDKINLDDYFGGIDKEEILKLLFE
- a CDS encoding alpha/beta hydrolase, with product MINQKIDILGEKINYIFEDNKRPKILFLHGFFSNYKFANEIYNNVNRNFDIVAFDFPGCGSSSYNNDLTIDFYQKIALAFVEHFQLKNFYIVAHSLGAASAVYVASKVSVKKIFLGAPINYNLINHSAEHAANIKKWLLPTNIEEAIESTKKLVKNKNNFFEQNIANTAKHFLKLVNLRRNIFQKMLDKEIISQEYLEKNLKPLYEKVIDKCIFANGLEDNFVQFDAVYSIAKEFNAPLYPIENCGHAIFYEQNEKIYNLIQKMVDEKI
- the secG gene encoding preprotein translocase subunit SecG encodes the protein MITLLTAIMVFLAVIIIIISFLMAPDSNSFSGALVGSSDLDLFKVSKEQGYKKVLKILMFTAGIFLFVFAIVIRLFY
- the rnr gene encoding ribonuclease R, which codes for MSKNFNQDEVIKYISSKSEKPSSFIDIVKFLKILPQNNRDFSLFLSNLVSQGLLIKTKEGEYIVPKILASVEGILSVNLKGFGFVKSSEDSEKNIFIPKSGINGAFNGDLVKINVIENFKNNEEFNYGIVTKILQRNTKYLVGTIIKNGAFLDFEPINEIYKARYHFVENTKIEENDVVKVEIQKHENNIIFIKLLKILGKYNEAFIDIQAEIEISNLPYEFKAETIAEAYNIPKTIDNDPSIHYRIDLRKKIIYTIDGDDTKDFDDAISVEKLKNGNYLLGVHIADVTHYVKEGSALDLEAAERGTSIYLPNTVIPMLPESLSNGICSLNPQVDRFTLTMESEINSSGENVNVKIYPSIINSYQRLTYKDVNKFFQKELNFDDKLSQSLNLADELAQILRKYKSKEGYIDFEIEESKIILDENGKTIDIKPTQRGKSEILIEDFMVRANEIISKFMTEKGYPFIYRIHDAPEIEKLEQLQAILKMIDVDITIPLSKDPKDFANAIAKVKKIRFDEFIKILLLRTMQKAIYSPQNIGHFGLASKFYSHFTSPIRRYPDLIAHRMIRRFLFEKHDEEIEHFKQILPSIAKLNSESEQRAVELERKVSGIKKAEFYESKIGHTLNGQIMSISKFGIFVEFADKVDALISKFNIFANSYVPSNEGLKVQVDDHIYKMGDVVEVIIIGINKAQARIDAIFSKDLKRFEKHQIEVQKERELRKNNVQKNRIERSSSSKSD